TGCTTTCTTCATTTTGTATCAATTCTATTTTTAATTCACTAAAGATTATAAAAAACCTCTTTGTTTTGCTGAAATCCAAATGGATGTAAACTAGACTCTTCTAGAGTATTAAATGTATAACCTTGACTCAGAATTTCTCTTTTCTTCTGGGGACTCAGTAATCTTTTTTTCTTGAATGTAAAACCTGAGTTGGCATTTTTATTTTCCTTCTTGCAAATTAAGCCCTTCGGTTGTCCAACCAACTCTTCTCTTGTATAACCAATCGATTCTGCAAATGCTGTATTACAATCTAGAATCGTTGAAGAACTAGTTTCTAAGTGGCTAATTTCATTATGCTGATAATCTAAAACAACTGTAAAAAGTGGATATCCTTTCATGATATGCTCCTTGAGATTTGTTAATTACCTCTTCTAAATTAATCTCGCAATTCATATTAAATGTAAGAGTGTCAAATTATTTCTTTTTTTTAAAAGTAATTGTTTAGTGATTATTGTCACTGGGAGTAAATTTTAAAATTTATTGGATTTCTTTAAACGATGAGATTGAACCTAAATTGTATAAATAGAGTATATTCTGTATTTGCCTCTCCGCCTAAGCAAATTAGAAAATAATTAATCTAACATAGCCCATACAATTTCGATCTTTAAGTAAAGTCAAATTATTTCTTTTACATAGAGTAAGGAGTTACAGTGATTTATATCACCACAACGAGAATTTTCGGTAGGTTATTCTGAATAATTCTCAATAAAAAATTCCGAATACGTATATCTTAAATATTAGAGTTTAATACTGATCTATGAATTCCTATTTCTAAATTGAAAAGAAAATAAGAAAACATATTAATCTTGTTTGGCAAGCGGTAAAGTGAAAGTAAACTTACTGCCTTTACCTAATTCACTTTCTGCCCAAATTTTTCCGCCTTGTTTCTCTACGAACTCTTTGCATAAGTTAAGTCCGAGCCCTGTTCCAGTTTCATTCCATGTTCCTCGTCCGCTGTAATTAGAATCAAATTTAAAAATCGAAATGAGATTTTCAGAATCAATTCCAATGCCTGAGTCAGTGATAGAAATTTCTATGAAATTCTTATTTACAAGTGTGGATAATGTAATTTTGCCGTCCGGATGGCTGAACTTAATTGCATTTGTGAATAGATTTCGAAGAATTGTGACAGATAGCGATTCATCGGCGTATACTAATTCCATTCCGCAGAGACCGTTTTCAATAATGATATTTTTTTTAAACGCGCTTACAGTAATCAAGGGAAGGGTACCTTCTATAATTTTACTTATATAAATACTGGTCGGATTGAAGTCAATGTCTCCTGTTTGAGACTTTGACCATTGTATTAAATTTTCCATTACAGAAAAAGCAGATTTAGATGAGGCATGTATGATTTCAACATACTTTAAAAGTTGAGAAGACATTTCGCTGTTTATACCTGAAAGTTTTCCTTTTAATAGTTCTGCCACGGTGATGATTCCCATGAACGGATTACGAAGATCATCCGCTATGATGCTAAAGAATTTATCCTTTGCTTTATTGACTCTTTCTAATTCGATTGCGTATTGTTTAATTTTTTCTTCCGCTAATTTTCGCTCAGTAATGTCAATGGCGGTGATTAGAAAATTTTTTTCTATCTGGGAACGAATTCCTTCAATGTAAATGTAACGACTTGGATTTCCATTTTTTTCAAAGTGAACTTCACAGCTCTCTTTGGAATTAGTTTCCATTAGTTTTTGTAAAAAAGAATTAAATATTTGTCTCGTATCTTCTGTAATAAATATTTTAAAGTTACTTTTTAATAAAGCTTTATGTTCGTGATTCAAAAGTTTTGCAGCACTAATGTTTAGTTCAGAGATAGTTCCATCGTTTTCGATTGTAAAATATCCCATTGGTGCAAAATTATATCTTGCTGCAAACTTATTCGCTGCGGCTTCCGAACGTTCATTAGCAAAAATTAACTGCTCATTTTGCAAATCCAGTTCAATTTGATTTATCTCGAGTTCCTGTATAAGTTTATTTGTATCTGTTTCGTTTAAGTAAGGAGTTTCGACAGAGTATTTTTTTTTAAATATCTCTTCTGCTCTTTGTCTAAGAGTTAAATCTTGTAGTGAGTGAATATCTTCTTTATTTATCATTTTAATTTTCTTCCTATTAGCGATAAAATACTGTTATCTTCTAATGGATACCGGATAAATAAAATTAACCGATGATATTAATCAAAAAAATGAACTTTAATTTGGTATCTATTATAACGCAAGATTACGGTAGTGGTAAAATAGGTTAATGGTTAATGGTTAATGGTTAACTATTGTTAGGTACATTAATATGTAGTCAATGTTCAAGTCGAGAATATGGGGCCTTTAAATGTGTTGGAACTCAAACTCTGAATGGAGTATCAGAAGAAAAAATTTCACTGAGTTTCAAGAAAAAAGATATAATCTTTAATGAACATGAAAAAGTAACCGGTTTTTATTGTATAGAGAATGGAGTAATTAGAGCTTATAGAACATCTTTATCAGGTAAAGCTCTAACACTTCAAATGGTGAGTAGGGGAAAATGGTTAGGATTTAGGGATGTAATTTCTGGAGCGGAATACAGCCATTCTGCGATCTGTCTAGGAGAAACAAAAGTTTGTTATATCTCCAAGGAAACTATTGTGCGGCTAATCAAAGCAGACGTTTCTTTTCAATTGGAAGTAATGAGGTATCTTGCCGATGAATGGAAAGTGCTAGAGGATAATGCTTTTTCTCTAGGTACTAAGCAAATACATAGCAGACTAGCGGAGTTATTAATCACTTTCAGTGATGCAGTAAATAAAGATCCCGAGTTCGTGATAGACGTTACGCGCGAAGTAATGGCGAGTTGTATTGGAACGACTAAAGAAACTTTAATTCGCTCTCTGTCAGATTTTAAAGATAGAAAATGGATTGTTATGGAAAAAAATAAGATTGAACTTTTGAATCGCGATGCTTTACATCAATTGGCGGATATAAAGACCAGGTAAAGTTCTAAAATCGATTTATCCAACAGGATGCAGAATAGATTTAAACTCTAAAGCTATCAGCGAGGCGTTGTATGATGAATATAATAGAAAAATTAACCAAAAGATTAAACCCAGGAATTCGAGCCAAACTTTCTTTTTCAACTGCCTTTTTTGTGATAGTGATTATTAGCCTCATTTCATTTATCTATTTGCAGCAACAGTATGACTCGCTGACTAAAAGTTTTGATAGAGAAATAAAACCACTGCGGCTTTACACAGAAAAAATTGTGTTAGAATTAGAGAATTTGTCTAATAGTTTTTTACTCATAGAGGACTTTAGATATAGACTCAAGACAAAAACAGAAGAATTAAAACAGTACCAAAGAAATACAGTCCAAATAGAAGAAAAAAATTGGTTCACAAAAAATATTCTAGGTCAACTGAATCTACTAAAAAAAGATTTAATCAATACAAAAGCGAAGAGGAGCGTGAGAGTCCAAGATACTTATTATTCTGAGTATATAACGAGTAGAAAGATTCAAGAGATTGAGGATAATATTCGTTATCTTATGAGAGATGAAAAAGGAAATCCAATACCATTGGATAGATTCAAAAAAATCCAAACTGTTGCAGTAAAAACAAACCAAATAATAAAAGAAATTGAATCAATCGATAAAGATATAGATACAAATATTGAAGAATTAAAAAAAGATATAGCAAACAGGGAAGTTTTTAAGGACACAAGTAAAGAGATTTTAAATTCTGAGATCCAAGCTTTTTTCTATGAGTCACAAAAAAATAATATTACTAATCTAAGTCTAAATATGGGACTCATCCGAATTCAGACCTTCAATCTAAGAGATAATACAATAGGCTTTGATACCAGCATCTTTTCAGATAGTAGCGTTATCAATAGCGATGAATTCATAAAAAATTCACGTATCCAAAAAGATTGGGATGAACGAACCAGCGCAATTGATATTAAAGAATTAGTGGATATCGACTCTTATCCGAAAGAAATTACGATAGACGACAGAGATTATGAAATCTATCTAAATCCCATTTTCAGAAAACCGATTGTTGTCTTTAGAGCAAGAAGGATACTGAAAGAAGCTAGAAGATCTAAAAGGCTTTGGAATAAATTCTTAGAGAATGACAAAGAGATATGTGCGAATATAAAAGGCATTTCAGAAAATCTTCGGAAAAGACTCCAAGAATTAAGAGAAAAAAAAATAGGCAAACCGGGATCGGATAAAGATTTTGTGAATCTCTATAAAGAATATGATTCTCAAATAAAAACAAGAAATGAATTGATTCAAAAAATAAAATCAACTTCAGAATTTAAAGAGGAAAAAAATCCAACCATAAAAGTAAATGAAAATTGGAGTTCAAAAGAGGAATTTATAACACTAGACGCATTCGAGAATTTAAGAAATTCCGCTTTATATGAATATGGAATTTTAAGATTCAAATACAATTCGAATGCATACAGAGATTTTTTAGAGACCAGTAGAAATAGAAGTTTGCAACTAGGAAAAGAGGATACAATTCGGAAATGGATCATGGATGCAAACTCAGAAACAATTGTTCCAAAACTCATCCTAGGAAAAGAAAGCATTGATTCCTTAGAAGGGGGGATACTATCAAGAAGCCGCTCAGAAATGGAGGAGGAGATGTGGAGAATCGATTCAACTCCTCTTTATGAAATAGATGAAGATGAAAAAGAGTTAGGTTTGGCGAGTGAGTTTTTTATTTCCAATATAGCTGGATTTACAAGAACAATAGTAGATAAAAGTGATGGGCTAATCAAGATTCGTCACGATGTTAGAAAAATTCTTTACAATGCAGGACTTCTCGGTATTTCGGCTATCGGTGTCGCGTTCCTATTGTCTACGGTTATGGTTAAAAACATACGCCAGATTAGTGCAAACGCTCAGTTAGTAGGAAAAGGAAATCTTGCAATTCGTTTTGACGTAAAATCAAGAGATGAAATTGGAATGCTTAGTAGTACTTTAAATCAAATGGTGAGAGGACTCATAGAAAGAGACAAAGCAAAGTCCGCACTTGGTAAATTCGTAAACCCTCAAATTGCCGAAATGGTTTTTAAGCAGGAACTAAAGTTAGGAGGCGAAAGAAAAAATTGTGCGATTCTTTTTTCGGATATTCGCAGTTTTACAGCAATTTCCGAAAAATTGCAACCAGAACAGATCGTAGAATTCCTAAACGAATACATGACGGAAATGGTGAAATGTGTAAATAATACAAATGGAATTGTAGATAAATTCATTGGAGACGCAGTGATGGCAACCTGGGGAGCAGCTTTTTCTAAAGGTAACGATGCAGAAAATGCGGTTAATGGCGCTTTGCTGATGAGAGAAGCATTGATCCGATTTAACACAAGAAGAGGAAGTGTAGAAAAACCAGTAATTCATATAGGTTGTGGAATTAACTACGGTCCTGTGATTGCAGGTCAAATCGGCTCTGAAGAAAGATTAGAATACACTGTGATCGGAGATGCGGTAAATCTTGCCTCTAGAGTAGAGTCTCTCAATAAACCATTTGGAACAGATATTTTAATTACAACCGACTTATACCAGCAAGTGGAATCCACCTTTCGAGTAAAAAAAATGCAAGCTATCAAAGTCAAAGGAAAAGAAGAAGCTCAAATCATCTATGCAGTTCTCGGAAGAAAGGATAATCCTGATTGTCCGCAAAGCCTAGACGAACTTAGAAAAAATCTAGGAATTCAATTTGATCCAAGTAAACTTATAGACCCTGATGTGAAAGAAGAGAAATTTAAGATAATTAACCAAACGTAAAGGTTATGAGACTATTCTCGAGTTATAGGAATGATATAAATCACCGGCAAATCACTGTTTACTTACGGAAAGGAAGTTGACTTTTCTATTTTCTAACTTTAATATTTGATTATTGGTTAAGATACGAGTTGTTCAACGAACAACCATCAGAAAACCTTAAAGAAAATGATAAGGATTGGATACCGAAATGAAATATGAACCATTAACACAAGAAAGAGTCTTCGATAAAATTAGTTTTGCAAGGATTTTGAATGTTCATGAAAAGAATGAGGAAGGGGAAACTCCGCTTCATATAGCTTCAAATCAAGGACAAATAGAATTAGTCGCTTCTTTGATAGAAAGAGGGGCAGAATTAGATACTAGCAGCAACTTAGGATATACCGCACTTCACTATGCGGCGAGTAAATATAATAAAGAAATTGTGAGAATGCTGATTGATAATGGAGCAGATGTAAATTCAAGAAGTAATTTCGGGTATACCCCTCTTCATTATGCAGTAAATCACTGTAGGACAGAAATTGCAAAAATGCTTATGGACAAAGGTGCCAATATAAATATCCGAAATATCTTTGGAAATACACCTCTTCATTGCGTTGCTGTGCTAGGAAATATGGAAGCCGTGAGATTACTGATCGAATACGGTGCTAGTCTATTTCTAGAAGATGAATCAGAATTCAATGCTCTTCAACTAGCAATAAAGGGCGGATACATAGAAGTAGCCGATATGATAGAAATAGGAATGAAAAATTCCCTTCTATGTCATCAGAGATTTTGATTCATTTCGTTTCCATTTGAAATACACCTGTCCAATCTGTGGTAGGTGGATTTTTTATAAAAATTTCGCAACGATCTATAAAAATTTTAGAAACAGTGTCTTCCTTTTTTAGTTTTATAACTTTTTTAAATATTCGAGATGCTTTTTCCCAATCTCTTTTTAAATAGAGTGCAAATCCTTGGTGAAATAATTCAATCCACTTTAGTATGATAGGTGTCGCATTCTCCTTTTTACATATCAATTCATAAATAGCGGTTGATTCGTGTTTGCCTTTCACAGCAACTATGTCGGTTTTTCTTGTAATCATTGATTCTTTTACTTCTTCGTAGACAGTTTCGCTGATTAGGATTTCTGTGTTATAAAATTTATTCAGTCCTTCCATTCTGCTTGCAAGATTAACACTGTCGCCTAACGCAGTGTAATTCATCCTTTTTTGCGAGCCAAAATTCCCTACAATTGCATCTCCCGTATGAATTCCTATTCTTTGCTTTAGAGCTGGTTTTCCTTCTTGTGTCCATTTTTCGTCTAAAAGTAAAAGACTTTCTTTCACAGCCAGGGCTGCCTCGCAAGCATGTAGGGAATGATTAAGAAGTGGAGAGGGCGCGCCCCAAAATGCCATGATGGAATCTCCAATGTATTTGTCTATGGTGCCTTTATGGTCTAGGATTTTTTGACTGCATGTCTCGAAGTATTCATCTAAAAGTTCCACTAATTCTTCGGGAGAAAGTTGTTCTGAAATAGAAGTAAATCCAACTAAATCGGAAAAATATATTGCAATTTTTTTACGCTCTCCTCCATGCACTGCTTCTTTTCCCATAGAAATTAATTCTCGCACTAAATCATCTGGAACGTATTTTTGAAAAGACCTAAGGCCTTGTTTCATTCCGTGAAAGGATAATGCCATATTATCCACTTCTTCTAAAAAAGAGTGAATCTCTTGATCTGAATTCATTTCAAATTTTTTCACAAGTTCCATTTCCGCCTCCAAAAGTGAAAGTGGTTCTGAAATTCTTCTTGCAAATAGTAATCCAGCTATGACGGCAAATACCATTAATAGAATTGAGGTAATCCATATTATCCGATTATTCTGTTTAATTAAATACATATAATCATCTTCAGGAACTACGACTCCAATCATCCAATCAAATTCTTTACTCTGGAGCGCATAATACATATTCATCAGTGTGATACCATCTGAATTGGAAGAAAAAAATATAGGTTTTAGTTTTAAAATGTCCCAACTTTTATTCTTGGTTTTTTTTCTAAATTCCTGAATTGATTTGATAATTTTTTTATCCTCTGGCTGAGGATTTTTTTCATCTAAGGTATGATACTTCTCATCCTCCAAAAAAGGATGTGCAATAATTTCCGTTTTGTTGTTAATGAAAAATGCTTTTCCTGTTTTCCCAATTTTTTGCTGACCAAGAAAATAAGATAAAGTTTTCATTCCCACATCTAGACCAAATACTCCTTCGAGTTTCCCATCTGCATAAATTGGATTACTATGAGTAAGTCCAGGAACGTTATCTGGCATAAACATATAAATATCGGTCCATACATGATCTTTTTTTTCTAAGGCTTTAATGTACCAAGGTCGCGTTCTTGGATCATAATAGTCATTAGCCTCTATCTTAAATTTAGGATTCTCCTTATAATATTCCTTATTTTCGTGTTCCCAAGAATTGATTAGTTCTCCATTCTCTTTGTAAATATAATTTTGACTAATTGTACCATCCTTTCTTTTCTCAAACAAAAGAAAACGTCCGTCCTTTTCATTTCCATAGTATACTGAATCCACTTGCGGATTTGCACTTAGAATACTTTTGAAATATCGCTCTAGAGATTCTCTTTTATTTTCACTCAGAGGATTTTTTTTTATCATGAATTCAGAGATTTCTGAACTGATTGTAGCTACTTGCATGTGGGAAAGAGTTTTATCTATAATATGTAAACATATATTTTCCATTAGCTCCTCAGAAAGGAGATAGGTGGTTCGTCCAATACCAATATAGGAGATAAAACTGATTAGTCCCCCAGATAGAAGAATAATGATTGCGGCAAAACTTACTAGACTAAATTTAATTGTAATTTTCATGTATTAATGAATACTTTATACAGAATTGTTCGTTGCTTTATGAATTGCAATCCAAAATTTCCTTTTTCTTGCTAACGACAGATACCTAATTTGCATCTAACTTCTCTCATAATTCTTTTTTACAATTTAAATACTTAAAGACCACTTCTCACTTATAAGGTCAGATATTTTTTGGGACAATGGTGTATCTAAACGTCAATTGCAATGGGATTTAGTTCTTCTATCATTTTATTATTGTCCCGGCATAAATGTTTCTAGCGTAGTTTTAGTTATCACTTCCTCTACATTTGGAATTTCAATTACTTTTCCTTCTTGCATGAGATAAGGATTTCTTCTACCGGCAATCTGATGATAAGGATATAAATCCGTTTCGTTATTTAGAAGCAAATCATCCTTATCCTCTACAAGCCATTTGACTTTCTTTTGGTCTATCCATTTTTCTAAATCATATTCTTGTGGCTCAGATCTTTCTCCGACAAAAGTAGCAGACGAAACCATTTGGTCTCTCGCAACATATTCTTCTCTTGCCCACCCAGTTGCAAATTCATTTTGCGAAATAAAGTTCTTAGAAAAATAGGTAATAGGAAAACCTATATACTTTTCTGCAATGATGACAGAGTGAATAACAGCAATTACTCCCTCTTTGCCTAAGACTCTTGGTTTGATAAAAGGAACTTCTGCTCCCATATAGATTTTGTGACGAATAAAACTAAAGGCAGAAATTTTTTCCGGAATTGGCTGATTATTTAAATTAAGAGCACCGTCCATTACAAACAGATGCTCACATTTAGAATCATCGGTAACGGTTTTTCCATCATCGTATTCCATCACCCAAAAACTTGCATTCAGTGTGAATACTCCATGTTTAATTCTAGCCCAAATTTTGCGGGAACAATAAGGACATATTGCAACGAGCACATCAGGACTTGGAGCGGCAATTAGTTTACTAAACTCCTGTGTTCGCAAATGATAAAAAGGAATCCGTTCTTTGACAGGTATCTCCCCAATTTCTTTATCTAATTGCGATAGCTTCTTTTCTGCTTCAACATATTCTTGGATAGAGCATAGCTTTAAACTTTCGTCTTTTAGATTTGTGTATCGATAGATGTTTTTTGCCATAGGAGTTTACTTGCCACAGAGTCACAAAGGCACAGGGAAATGTCAAGAGTAACATTGCTTCTACAGATGGAAGTTTCTTTGGGGTGTATTTTCTAGGTGTTGGCAATCGGAAAGGATTACCTTCATCTTTCTAGCGGCTATTGTCTAATTTGTATCTATCTTCTCCCAAAATTATATTCCACAAATTAAGAACTTAAAGCAAAAATGGACTTTTGTTTCATTCGGAAAAAGATGTTTTTTATATGTACGGGGAGAAATTTTTAATTGATTATTAACATTTTTCTTTATCGAACCTTAATTTAGGCAGTTTCCCTAAGTTAATAAATCGCCTATCGCAACAGTAATTTCCCATTTTGTAAAAATTAGTGTATTCCGAAATGCCCAAAATATAGTTCAAATTAACGAATAGGTATTTACTGCGACTTTTGTTATATCGAACGTTGCTATAATAACAAATCCTGCAGTCTAAGTAAGAATCTCAATAGAGTCTTGCAATTTATTTATAAAAGGATAAACTTATCTGACGAATCTTTCCTTACTAGGTCAGAAGGATACCTGAGGTTTAGGCTGAGCATTATGAATATAAATTAGTCAAGGTTAATTTATATTCATAATGTATCATTAAGAAAAAAAAGAAAATGAATTTCATAGATTTATCTAAGCCTATCGAAATTCTCTTCATATAAACTAGCTTTAAGTTCAGAATCAAAATTTATAATATTTTCTTCTATGGGGTCAAAGTATCGTATGTCTTTCGATAAACGTGATGGAGCTTTCATATATTTTTCATCGAAGTTTCCGCCTTCTCTAAAAAAAAGTCTATCTATAATTAGAAGAGGAGCAAGTAGTGGATGTTTGTTTATAGCCTTCTTACCATAAGCCGCACAAGACGGATAAAACGGACATCTCGGACCATCATAATGAGTTGATTCTGATTTGTGTTTTTCTAACAAGAAGTCAATCGGTTTGTAAATTTGAATCGTTTCGTCAGATGACTTACCACAATTTAAGAAAAATACACAGAATATTAAGTAAAAAATAATTTTAAATGCTTTGTTCATATATAAACATCATACATTGTAAAAATAATGGATAAGTCAATTATGATTTCTAAAATTTTATTATTTACAGTTTTGTTATTTTTATTTTCTTGTAGCTCGGTAACTAATCGGGCTAATCTAAATCAGAGAGTACCGAGTTTTATTGGACAAGGCTTAGATGAAACTAGTTTTTCTTTTAACGCGGATAATATACGAAAGCCAACTCTACTTATTTTTTGGGCAAGTTGGTGCAAGGTTTGTAAAGAAAAGACACCGATGCTTTTAAACCTTTATAAAGAAATTAATCCAAAAGTAGAATTTATTGGCATATCCTTAGATGATGATGTGGCTGATGTAATTAATTCTGTAAAGGAACAAAACATTCCTTATAGAAATCTTATTGATATAGATAATACTATATCAATAAGATTTCGTATATTTAGTATACCGACTATTATCCTTTTGGATAAAAAAGGAATTGTTCGATTTCGAGGTTTCAATATGGATGTAAACTTTCATAATATGTTAGAACATATAATTCGCCAATCTAGAAAAAACGACAAGCCTAAATAAATTAAGATTTGCAATATATAAAATCAATCATTTAATAGTTTCATGTATATAATTCTTTTTTTTCTATGTTTTACTTTCCATCTATTTTCTCAATCAAGTGAAAACTCTATCGGGGATAATTTCTACAACCAAAGAAAATATAATTTAGCAATCTATGAATACGAAAAACTAATTCTAAAAAAACCAGATGATGCAGAAATAAATGCAAAATTAGCCATTAGCTACATGCGAATAGATAATTATAATCAATCAGTAAATTTTTTAAAAAGTGAAAATGATTTTACACATCAATATTTGCGTTTGTTTGCCAACATGAAAATTGATACCGTATTAGAAAACGAAGATATTTTTTTAAAAATTAGCCAATCGTCTATATATACAGAAAGACAAAA
This sequence is a window from Leptospiraceae bacterium. Protein-coding genes within it:
- a CDS encoding PAS domain S-box protein → MINKEDIHSLQDLTLRQRAEEIFKKKYSVETPYLNETDTNKLIQELEINQIELDLQNEQLIFANERSEAAANKFAARYNFAPMGYFTIENDGTISELNISAAKLLNHEHKALLKSNFKIFITEDTRQIFNSFLQKLMETNSKESCEVHFEKNGNPSRYIYIEGIRSQIEKNFLITAIDITERKLAEEKIKQYAIELERVNKAKDKFFSIIADDLRNPFMGIITVAELLKGKLSGINSEMSSQLLKYVEIIHASSKSAFSVMENLIQWSKSQTGDIDFNPTSIYISKIIEGTLPLITVSAFKKNIIIENGLCGMELVYADESLSVTILRNLFTNAIKFSHPDGKITLSTLVNKNFIEISITDSGIGIDSENLISIFKFDSNYSGRGTWNETGTGLGLNLCKEFVEKQGGKIWAESELGKGSKFTFTLPLAKQD
- a CDS encoding Crp/Fnr family transcriptional regulator — encoded protein: MLGTLICSQCSSREYGAFKCVGTQTLNGVSEEKISLSFKKKDIIFNEHEKVTGFYCIENGVIRAYRTSLSGKALTLQMVSRGKWLGFRDVISGAEYSHSAICLGETKVCYISKETIVRLIKADVSFQLEVMRYLADEWKVLEDNAFSLGTKQIHSRLAELLITFSDAVNKDPEFVIDVTREVMASCIGTTKETLIRSLSDFKDRKWIVMEKNKIELLNRDALHQLADIKTR
- a CDS encoding adenylate/guanylate cyclase domain-containing protein; protein product: MMNIIEKLTKRLNPGIRAKLSFSTAFFVIVIISLISFIYLQQQYDSLTKSFDREIKPLRLYTEKIVLELENLSNSFLLIEDFRYRLKTKTEELKQYQRNTVQIEEKNWFTKNILGQLNLLKKDLINTKAKRSVRVQDTYYSEYITSRKIQEIEDNIRYLMRDEKGNPIPLDRFKKIQTVAVKTNQIIKEIESIDKDIDTNIEELKKDIANREVFKDTSKEILNSEIQAFFYESQKNNITNLSLNMGLIRIQTFNLRDNTIGFDTSIFSDSSVINSDEFIKNSRIQKDWDERTSAIDIKELVDIDSYPKEITIDDRDYEIYLNPIFRKPIVVFRARRILKEARRSKRLWNKFLENDKEICANIKGISENLRKRLQELREKKIGKPGSDKDFVNLYKEYDSQIKTRNELIQKIKSTSEFKEEKNPTIKVNENWSSKEEFITLDAFENLRNSALYEYGILRFKYNSNAYRDFLETSRNRSLQLGKEDTIRKWIMDANSETIVPKLILGKESIDSLEGGILSRSRSEMEEEMWRIDSTPLYEIDEDEKELGLASEFFISNIAGFTRTIVDKSDGLIKIRHDVRKILYNAGLLGISAIGVAFLLSTVMVKNIRQISANAQLVGKGNLAIRFDVKSRDEIGMLSSTLNQMVRGLIERDKAKSALGKFVNPQIAEMVFKQELKLGGERKNCAILFSDIRSFTAISEKLQPEQIVEFLNEYMTEMVKCVNNTNGIVDKFIGDAVMATWGAAFSKGNDAENAVNGALLMREALIRFNTRRGSVEKPVIHIGCGINYGPVIAGQIGSEERLEYTVIGDAVNLASRVESLNKPFGTDILITTDLYQQVESTFRVKKMQAIKVKGKEEAQIIYAVLGRKDNPDCPQSLDELRKNLGIQFDPSKLIDPDVKEEKFKIINQT
- a CDS encoding ankyrin repeat domain-containing protein, which produces MKYEPLTQERVFDKISFARILNVHEKNEEGETPLHIASNQGQIELVASLIERGAELDTSSNLGYTALHYAASKYNKEIVRMLIDNGADVNSRSNFGYTPLHYAVNHCRTEIAKMLMDKGANINIRNIFGNTPLHCVAVLGNMEAVRLLIEYGASLFLEDESEFNALQLAIKGGYIEVADMIEIGMKNSLLCHQRF
- a CDS encoding Cache 3/Cache 2 fusion domain-containing protein — encoded protein: MKITIKFSLVSFAAIIILLSGGLISFISYIGIGRTTYLLSEELMENICLHIIDKTLSHMQVATISSEISEFMIKKNPLSENKRESLERYFKSILSANPQVDSVYYGNEKDGRFLLFEKRKDGTISQNYIYKENGELINSWEHENKEYYKENPKFKIEANDYYDPRTRPWYIKALEKKDHVWTDIYMFMPDNVPGLTHSNPIYADGKLEGVFGLDVGMKTLSYFLGQQKIGKTGKAFFINNKTEIIAHPFLEDEKYHTLDEKNPQPEDKKIIKSIQEFRKKTKNKSWDILKLKPIFFSSNSDGITLMNMYYALQSKEFDWMIGVVVPEDDYMYLIKQNNRIIWITSILLMVFAVIAGLLFARRISEPLSLLEAEMELVKKFEMNSDQEIHSFLEEVDNMALSFHGMKQGLRSFQKYVPDDLVRELISMGKEAVHGGERKKIAIYFSDLVGFTSISEQLSPEELVELLDEYFETCSQKILDHKGTIDKYIGDSIMAFWGAPSPLLNHSLHACEAALAVKESLLLLDEKWTQEGKPALKQRIGIHTGDAIVGNFGSQKRMNYTALGDSVNLASRMEGLNKFYNTEILISETVYEEVKESMITRKTDIVAVKGKHESTAIYELICKKENATPIILKWIELFHQGFALYLKRDWEKASRIFKKVIKLKKEDTVSKIFIDRCEIFIKNPPTTDWTGVFQMETK
- the yidD gene encoding membrane protein insertion efficiency factor YidD; translation: MNKAFKIIFYLIFCVFFLNCGKSSDETIQIYKPIDFLLEKHKSESTHYDGPRCPFYPSCAAYGKKAINKHPLLAPLLIIDRLFFREGGNFDEKYMKAPSRLSKDIRYFDPIEENIINFDSELKASLYEENFDRLR
- a CDS encoding TlpA family protein disulfide reductase, producing MDKSIMISKILLFTVLLFLFSCSSVTNRANLNQRVPSFIGQGLDETSFSFNADNIRKPTLLIFWASWCKVCKEKTPMLLNLYKEINPKVEFIGISLDDDVADVINSVKEQNIPYRNLIDIDNTISIRFRIFSIPTIILLDKKGIVRFRGFNMDVNFHNMLEHIIRQSRKNDKPK